The genome window GAGCGAGAGCTGACGCTGGATGAGGCCCTGGCTGCGGCGCGAGAGGTTGGTGAACATCGCGTTGACGTTGCCCCGGAGAAGGGCCTGCTCGGCGGCGAGACGGACGGCCTCGCGGTGCACGTCGTCGAAGGCCGCGGCCACCTTGCCGATCTCGTCCCGGGAGTGCACACCGACGGCCTCGACCGAGGTGTCCACGTCCTGCGGGTCGGCCTCGGAGAGCTGCTTGACGAGCTCGGGCAGCCGGTCCTGGGCCACACGGGTGGCCGTGTCCTGCAGCCGCCGCAGCGAACGGATCATGGATCGGGCGACGACGAAGGCACCGACCAGCGAGACGCCGAGCACCAGCAGGATGAGCGCACCGCTGATGATCGCTTCGCGCTTCGACTCGTCGCGGAGCTCGCGGGCCTTGCCCTCCATGTCGCTGAGGAGGGTCTCCTCGATGGTCTTCATCGCCTGGATCTTGGTCGAGCTCTGGTCGTACCAGTCCAGGTAGGAACGGCGCGCGGTGCCGGCCATGCCCGTGGGGCTGTCCAGCACCTTCCTGGCGTAGGCGTCGGCGGCCTTGATCTCGGGGTTGCCCTCGTCCAGAGTGGCGGTCAGCTCATCGGCGTTGTTGCCGGTCGCCTTGTACACGGCCTTGAAGGAGGAGAGCGCCGACCGCTCCTTGCCAAGCGCGCTTTTGCCGAACTGCTTGTCGTTCTCGTCGAGGTGCGGCTGCTTGTCGTTGCCGCCGGGCAGGGCCGCGGCGATGATCGCCCGCTGGACCGAGGCGTACTCCTTGGCGGAGGAGAAGGCCGCCAGCGCCCGGGTCCGCTTGATCATCTCCGAGTTGCTGGTCGCCTGCGCCATGTCCTGCGAGAGGCTCAGCAGCGAGGTGATGAGCTGGCTGTACTGGTCGACGGTCTGGAGACTCGGGGTGTCCTTGCCGTACGCCGTCTTGCGGATGTCCCGGATCTCGGCCAGCTGGCTCGCGATCTGGGTGACGCTCGAATAGATGCCTTCGAGGGCCTCGTCGCCGGAGGGGTCGCCGATCGAGGTCGTCGCGTCGAGGAAGGCCGTCTTCGCCCGGTCGGTCTTCTTGCGGGGCTCGGTGACCTTGAAGTCGTCGGGCTTCACCCCGTTGGCCAGCGGACCGGCCGAACGGTCGCGCTCCTCCTGGAGCGCCTGGGCGAGCGAGGTCGCCTGCTTGGTCATCCTGGTCAGCAGCTGCATGTGGTCCAGCTGCTGGATGTCGTTCATGGAGTCGTTGATCCGCAGTCCGCCGAGCGTGGTCGCGGCGACCACGGGAAGGGCGAGCAGGGAGACCAGGCGCGTGCTGATGCGCCAGTTGCGAAGAGCGACTCGCGAGCCGGTGTTGACGGGGCCGCGGGACTTGAGCGACGAGATCGGATCGGCGTCGCCGTTCGCCGTGGCACCGGGGCGCTGAGCACGGTCGCCGTTGTCGCCGGCCGCGGCAGGCCCGGGGTTCTGAGCGTGCTGGGCCGAGGGACCGCGGTCGGTCCCGCCGTGCGGCTCCTGCTCCGCCGCAGCGCTGCCATCCCTCTTGAAACGTCCCTGCACTAGCGTCGCAACCTCTGGACCAGGCGCTCCTCCGCGCGAAGCGGTGGAACGGTGTCGGCGTCGTGGGGCGTTGTACCCGCCCCATGGTGGTCGTGAGTGACCGGCGTCCTTCCCCTTTCCGCCGCCACTCGGCGCTCCGTTGCGCCCCTGCGCGCCGGCTTGAAACCCGCGGCGGTGCGTGGAATTCCAGCACAGTGCCGGATCTCCAACAAGGGCCCCGTGCCGGGCTGTGACCTGGGTGACGCGTTGTGATGATTGAGTAACAAGCAGTGGAGCGTGATCACGGATAAAGCGGACGATTACGGTTGAATCGACGAAGCGTAAAGGGTGTCCCAGTCGCCATGGTCAGGAGTGGAATGGTTGATTCAGTGCCGTAATGTCCGTTTCTGTCGACGTGATCGAGCGCCTGAAATGAGGGAATTGTCGGCGCAGTCGTGAGCAAACTCACATGATGATCGCCGTCTCTTCCGGGCTCCCGCAGGGAATTGGATGTTTAGCCTGACGCTTTACAGGGATGGCAAATCCGACAACCGGCGCCCCTCCGGGCGGCGCCCGTACCGACAGGGTCCGAACGGCAGATGAAGACGACGATGATGTTCCGCAACATTGCCAACCCCCGGCGCACCACGCTGGCGCACCTCAAGGACGCCGAAGATCTGCGGACGCCGGAGCAGCCGGAGCACGCCGTGGACCTGCCCACCCAGACGGCCAACCCCCGGCGCACCATCCTCATGGTGGCCCCGGTCACCGCCGCCGTCGCGGAGTGACGCGGGCGCCGTCCCCTCACCCGCGCCGATGCCCCGCCCGGTGGGGCCGCCCCGTCGCGCCGCCCGGCAATTGGGGCAATCCCCGCCGGGCAACGCGTTAGCCTGGAGCGTCAGTCTTCAGCCAGCAAGTGAGGGGCGACAGCATCCCGTGCGCATCGCCAGGTTCTCCATCGACGGCAATGTCGCCTTCGGCGCCGTCGAGGGCGAGGGGCCCGATGGTCTCGTCCTCGACATCATCAAGGGCATTCCGTACGCCGAGTTCGAGCTCTCCGGCACCAAGGTCCCGCTGAGCAAGGTCCGCCTCCTGCCGCCCGTGCTCCCCAACAAGGTCGTGGCCATCGGCCGCAACTACGCGGAGCACGCCGCGGAACTCGGCAACGAGGTACCGGACGTCCCCGTCGCCTTCTTCAAGCCCACCACCTCGGTGATCGGCTCCGGCGACGCGATCGAGTACCCCTCCTTCTCGAACGAACTCCACCACGAGGCCGAACTGGCCGTGGTCATCGGCCGCATGTGCCGGGAAGTGCCGCGCGAGCGCGTGAAGGACGTCATCTTCGGCTACACCTGCGCCAATGACGTCACCGCCCGCGACGCCCAGAAGCGCGAGAAGCAGTGGGCGCGGGCCAAGGGCTTCGACACCTCCTGCCCGCTCGGCCCCTGGGTGGAGACCGACCTCGACCCCCACGACCTGACCATCCAGGCCACGGTCAACGGCGAGCAACGCCAACTGGGCCGTACGAGCGACATGATCCGCTCGATCGAGGATCTGGTCGTCCACATCACGGAAGCCATGACGCTGCTCCCGGGCGATGTGATCCTCACCGGCACTCCCGCAGGGGTCGGACCCCTCCATGTCGGCGACGAGGTCGCCGTCACCATCGAAGGCATCGGCACTCTCACCAACAAGGTGATCAAGCGTGGTTAACGCACCAGTCCGTGTACGTTTCTGTCCCTCCCCGACCGGCAACCCCCACGTGGGCCTGGTCCGCACCGCCCTGTTCAACTGGGCCTTCGCCCGGCACCACGGCGGCACGCTGGTCTTCCGCATCGAGGACACCGACGCCGCCCGCGACTCCGAGGACTCCTACAACCAGCTCCTGGACTCGATGCGCTGGCTCGGCTTCGACTGGGACGAGGGCCCCGAGGTCGGCGGCCCGCACGCCCCGTACCGCCAGTCGCAGCGCATGGACATCTACAAGGACGTCGCCGACAGGCTCCTCGCGGGCGGGTACGCGTACCACTGCTACTGCACCACCGAGGAGCTCGACGCCCGCCGCGACGCCGCCCGCGCCGCCGGCAAGCCGTCCGGCTACGACGGCCACTGCCGCGAGCTGAGCGCCGAGCAGATCGCCGCGTACGAGGCCGAGGGCCGGACGTCCATCGTCCGCTTCCGGATGCCCGACGAGGCGCTCACCTTCAACGACCTGGTCCGTGGCGAGCTGACCTTCCAGCCGGAGAACGTGCCGGACTACGGCATCGTCCGCGCCAACGGTGCCCCGCTCTACACGCTGGTCAACCCGGTCGACGACGCGCTGATGGAGATCACCCACGTCCTGCGCGGCGAGGACCTGCTCTCCTCCACCCCGCGCCAGCTCGCCCTCTACAAGGCGCTCATCGAGCTGGGCATCGCCAAGGACACCCCCGCCTTCGGCCACCTGCCGTACGTCATGGGCGAGGGCAACAAGAAGCTCTCCAAGCGCGACCCGCAGGCGTCCCTGAACCTCTACCGCGAGCGCGGCTTCCTGCCCGAGGGGCTGCTCAACTACCTCTCCCTGCTGGGCTGGTCGATCGCCGAGGACCGCGACATCTTCTCGATCGAGGAGATGGTGGCCGCGTTCGACATCGAGGACGTCAACGCCAACCCGGCGCGCTTCGACCTGAAGAAGTGCGAGCACATCAACGCCGAGCACATCCGCAGGATGGACATGAAGGCGTTCACCGAGGCCTGCGGCCCCTGGCTGAAGGCCCCGTTCGCCCCGTGGGCTCCGGAGGCCTTCGACGCGGAGCAGTTCGCGGAGATCGCCCCGCACGCCCAGACCCGCGTCACGGTCCTCTCGGACATCACGGTCAACGTCGACTTCCTCTTCCTCGACGAGCCGGCGACGGACGAGGCGTCCTGGACCAAGGCGATGAAGGAGGGCTCCGACGCCCTGCTCGTCACGGCCCGCGCCAAGCTGGCCGACGCCGACTGGAACGCGGACGCCCTGAAGAACGCCATCCTCACCGCGGGCGAGGAGCACGGCCTGAAACTCGGCAAGGCCCAGGCCCCGATCCGCGTAGCGGTCACCGGCCGCACGATCGGCCTGCCGCTCTTCGAGTCCCTGGAGATCCTGGGCCGCGAGAAGACCCTGGCCCGCGTGGACGCGGCCCTGGCGAAGCTGACCGCGTAACGGTCCGGTACGTACACCGGAGGCCGGAGTTCCCTCAGGGGAGCCCCGGCCTCCCGCCGTTCACGGCGCCTGCGGCGCCCCGCGCGGGCCGACCTGCTGCCCGGGGATGACAGCCCTGGTTCCCACACGCTTCCCGTCGCCGAACATCAGGCTGGAGGACTGCGCGGAGCGCCGGTCCGAGACCACGATTCCGCCGCGCCACTTCCCGCTCGGATCCTGGTAGCGGAACTGGAGCTTCTTCAGACGCTCACCGAACTCCTCCCGCAGCGGCGCGTAGGCGTCGTCGCAGTGCACGTTCCACGTGAGGTCGTTGAGATAGGCATGGCAGGCGATCGGGAACAGCAAGGACGACACC of Streptomyces sp. NBC_01363 contains these proteins:
- the gltX gene encoding glutamate--tRNA ligase gives rise to the protein MVNAPVRVRFCPSPTGNPHVGLVRTALFNWAFARHHGGTLVFRIEDTDAARDSEDSYNQLLDSMRWLGFDWDEGPEVGGPHAPYRQSQRMDIYKDVADRLLAGGYAYHCYCTTEELDARRDAARAAGKPSGYDGHCRELSAEQIAAYEAEGRTSIVRFRMPDEALTFNDLVRGELTFQPENVPDYGIVRANGAPLYTLVNPVDDALMEITHVLRGEDLLSSTPRQLALYKALIELGIAKDTPAFGHLPYVMGEGNKKLSKRDPQASLNLYRERGFLPEGLLNYLSLLGWSIAEDRDIFSIEEMVAAFDIEDVNANPARFDLKKCEHINAEHIRRMDMKAFTEACGPWLKAPFAPWAPEAFDAEQFAEIAPHAQTRVTVLSDITVNVDFLFLDEPATDEASWTKAMKEGSDALLVTARAKLADADWNADALKNAILTAGEEHGLKLGKAQAPIRVAVTGRTIGLPLFESLEILGREKTLARVDAALAKLTA
- a CDS encoding fumarylacetoacetate hydrolase family protein, which codes for MRIARFSIDGNVAFGAVEGEGPDGLVLDIIKGIPYAEFELSGTKVPLSKVRLLPPVLPNKVVAIGRNYAEHAAELGNEVPDVPVAFFKPTTSVIGSGDAIEYPSFSNELHHEAELAVVIGRMCREVPRERVKDVIFGYTCANDVTARDAQKREKQWARAKGFDTSCPLGPWVETDLDPHDLTIQATVNGEQRQLGRTSDMIRSIEDLVVHITEAMTLLPGDVILTGTPAGVGPLHVGDEVAVTIEGIGTLTNKVIKRG